Proteins encoded in a region of the Sander lucioperca isolate FBNREF2018 chromosome 4, SLUC_FBN_1.2, whole genome shotgun sequence genome:
- the polq gene encoding DNA polymerase theta isoform X2, with translation MSTSGPPLKKKSYMGQHQIKKKKGFQAPDEPPDGDRLLQKTHYISGKTNINKDSLLDGGAMFPLGESTFALDEEMLQVLDAVDSVKPAPRNACPTTVNKDAHAEPAPSAVFAFSRADRAPQSTGQGPHRDPSTQERVRGRSGDCKRPGWRADCKDLAQRLLFSEDSEEVEHAQRGPESIQPSPPSACINGLSCQEIKNGQQVGSSTKQTLTSRRKSSPRGKNKSGSNMNADQPLDVSRDYILFSPTRLAAAIKRAKLQPSLQNQSASVLTVPTGSDLSTLSDTLPQPGIALCAPAGQAEKLLLCSWGLPKPVLERYQKHGVTHMFEWQAQCLTVGQVLQGGNLVYSAPTSAGKTLVSELLMLKRVLETKRKALFILPFVSVAKEKMHYLQSVFEEAGVHVDGYMGSTSAAGGFKALDVAVCTIEKANSLVNRLIEEDNMDLLGMVVVDELHMVGDSGRGYLLELLLTKIRYIAQKQNTTGSLSEGVQIIGMSATLPNLSLLASWLGAELYQTDYRPVPLQEHLKVGCNIYDKSLSVVRQFTPALRIKGDDDHIVSLCYETVREGRSVLLFCPSKNWCEKLVDSIAREFYNLRHTDRHGEAEPQPVCLDREGLVDVVAQLRRTPAGLDPILQRTVPWGVAFHHAGLTFDERDILEGAFRQGMVRVLAATSTLSSGVNLPARRVIIRTPTFNGHLLDPLTYKQMAGRAGRKGVDTTGESVLVCKEAERQKGISLLTGALQPISSCLARREGEGVTTSMLRAILEIIVGGVASTPQDVSSYALCSLLAASMKCEGKKELNEETNKGAIEACVEWLMENEFINIQKDGQEERYCPTQLGAATLSSSLSPPEAVGIFADLQRAMKGFVLENDLHILYLITPLYAEWTTIDWYQFFCLWEQLSSSMKRVAELVGIQEGFLARSVSGKVVAKTEKQRRQMAIHKRFFTTLVLQDLVNEVPLGTVASKYNCNRGQLQSLQQSASTYAGMVTVFCKRLGWHNMELLLSQYQTRLSFGVQRELVDLVRVSLLNATRARALYAQGLCTVAELARATLADVEKALRNAVPFKSSKRAVDESEVEAAERRSLRCVWVAGGRALTEQEAAVEIVSEARLLLREDLAQLGVQWDPTTLPPGAPAVNSPDETSSASYLTSHEAQVDNNKNHQEGDRVRKSDSRDIDRHGGANKEEYQCGKGISEMKMEKAQGEANREQGKSKPDDMVVNRKLEENRKLDRTEPEIKQTGNEVQVERSKETKNDEANKKLMANDTEDPDEKRERQKHTRSKQGGEDDKKAEPKEGETSKGIASIRPESHQANGPVPERSLTQELAEITSSPLLRPTPRPQPSPSLMPPPRFRAPVSRVEVHHGVPTRTSKGDGASPVHPGRLKHSKALSKVLHSMQTDKSLQDNVETAQTSHSKPLVVSTVQNVAPAGQVPTTVQAPAVLEAPTNADMSDSPLTVSPASVPLFSPEAKRRKMDCGEVDTFSSPELYAGDEGDKKAEGDVKNGEESFGDSFELDTQTERIIVQQACQHRDGNGRGMNQSVETEKIREEEMVEAAVDIIKDINNGSNWLKAADNACPRFNISLTDSQMELILNTSHQISPGPDGDNVVEDKDESGDEDANRAASESVNRSSSFLFDSLYDSSLLAGLSPHQILDQSDEQEPVGQEIRDPLPSTQERRRSELLANQEAEKQEAVQWGESSFNLSEWGDSLLVGEHFLERQSLLKHTERTQEASQPNADHVVPEEQLSEPQPKPSKIQPQTTTTTTTTTRNEHDRDKAGNNQGHTHKMKQHDNKPGGRQETMNEEGENGKQLETKVKKEEINALLSDNAVFKHPQNAPESSFYCSPGLQEIFDRWPSMSDQPWLNTTTGHTATHTLINAANTAAVPDLPQPSMQLDRKGGKTNAQAVAAESDSREEQPSRHDSEKLTERPGSAGDLIPPTQETPPVTPRVKLTTSSVQSPLIAQPLNQSTPSTLLPRNPAITKCPKSRPGNRNHLLEAVADIKQPNSTSDHSHQHQLGQKPKTVPPLSSKTKPLLYTDQNLSTPQNRASPSSPRPRLPSDAESLVTDKGFTLQLSQDAPLCSSNSGTFSIIDVASDRRLFDTFINEWKTKERYSVALACEKREHRQQPEEEIGGKHKRASSANQELHRADGFPVRDSDGLVLIGLSVCWGARDAYYISLQQEQSRGLSSSLAPPPLDDDLPVSERLRLVKTCLSRPPAGHRGGVVVTYDIIQVYKMLVQSCSISLEGNCEDPKVACWLVDPGSEERTLPNMVTVYCPEELPLLDGLGNALAHCPRVRAATKSVLIHSVMNHLTGLLEKDGMLDVFRSIEMPSQVSLALLELNGVGFSVKECERQKHVMQAKLTALESQAYNLAGHSFSLTSIDDIAQVLFLELHLPPNGDVGALKSKKTLGYTRRGGGRVRLGKQFSTTKDVLEKLRPLHPLPGVILEWRRITNALTKVVFPLQREKQYHTTLAMDRIYPIAQTHTATGRVSFTEPNIQNVPKDFEIYMPTVVGESPPSQDSCSTTTKTGKKRRSVVPSAAAGRAEQGPAFSVSMRHAFVPFSGGMILAADYSQLELRVLAHLSKDQRLLQVLNGGADVFRCIAAEWKSVDPESVNDNLRQQAKQICYGIIYGMGAKSLGEQMGVEENDAACYIESFKARYKGINGFLRETVKNCIKNGYVQTLMGRRRYLPGITNANTHTKGHAERQAVNTTVQGSAADIVKLATVNIQKRLRKTYPAAPLSHQHTHSASNYRRVGTSQLRGAYFILQLHDELIYETTEEDLIQVAQIVKREMESAVKLYVKLKAKVKVGPSWGNLQDLDI, from the exons ATGAGCACTTCGGGTCCTCCCCTGAAAAAGAAAAGCTACATGGGGCAGCACCAGATCAAGAAGAAGAAAGG TTTCCAGGCTCCTGATGAGCCACCAGACGGAGACAGACTGTTGCAGAAAACTCATTACATATCAGGCAAAACAAACATTAACAAAGACAGCCTCTTG GATGGAGGAGCAATGTTTCCACTGGGAGAATCCACATTCGCTCTTGACGAGGAGATGCTGCAGGTGTTGGATGCTGTAGACTCTGTGAAGCCTGCACCTAGAAATGCTTGTCCAACAACAGTAAACAAGGATGCACACGCAGAGCCGGCACCATCAGCTGTTTTTGCCTTCTCACGAGCTGACAGAGCTCCTCAGTCCACAGGCCAAGGACCCCACAGAGACCCCAGCACCCAGGAGAGAGTCCGTGGGCGTAGTGGTGATTGTAAGAGACCAGGATGGAGAGCTGACTGCAAAGACCTTGCACAGAGGCTTCTCTTCAGTGAGGACTCTGAGGAAGTGGAGCATGCTCAGAGAGGCCCAGAGAGCATCCAGCCATCACCACCTTCTGCCTGCATCAATGGGTTATCCTGTCAAGAAATAAAAAACGGTCAGCAAGTAGGCAGCTCCACCAA ACAGACACTTACATCCAGAAGAAAAAGCTCTCCTcgtggcaaaaacaaaagtgggtCAAATATGAATGCTGATCAACCTCTGGATGTATCCAGGGACTACATCTTGTTCAGCCCAACCCGCCTCGCAGCTGCCATAAAGAGGGCAAAACTCCAGCCGTCATTACAGAATCAGTCTGCCTCTGTGCTCACAGTTCCCACTGGCTCAGACCTTAGTACTCTCAGTGACACTTTACCTCAGCCAG GCATTGCCTTGTGTGCCCCTGCGGGGCAAGCCGAAAAGCTGCTGTTATGCAGTTGGGGCTTACCTAAACCTGTTCTGGAACGCTACCAGAAACACGGAGTGACTCACATGTTCGAATGGCAGGCTCAGTGCCTCACTGTTGGACAGGTGCTGCAGGGAGGTAACCTGGTGTACTCTG CCCCCACCAGTGCTGGAAAAACTCTGGTGTCAGAGCTGCTGATGTTGAAGCGTGTGTTGGAGACTAAAAGAAAAGCTCTCTTCATTCTGCCATTTGTCTCTGTGGCTAAAGAGAAGATGCACTACCTTCAG AGTGTATTTGAAGAGGCAGGAGTTCATGTGGATGGATATATGGGCAGCACCTCAGCTGCTGGAGGGTTCAAAGCACTGGATGTGGCTGTTTGCACCATTGAAAAAGCCAATTCTCTTGTTAACAGACTCATTGAAGAGGACAACATGGATCTACTAG GTATGGTGGTGGTGGATGAGTTGCATATGGTTGGAGATTCTGGAAGAGGATACCTACTAGAACTGCTCTTAACCAAAATCCGCTACATTGCGCAGAAGCAGAACACCACTGG GTCTCTTTCTGAGGGTGTACAGATCATAGGCATGAGCGCCACCTTGCCTAACCTCTCCCTCCTGGCTAGCTGGTTAGGTGCAGAGCTTTACCAGACAGACTACAGACCCGTACCCTTGCAGGAGCATCTCAAAGTGGGCTGCAATATTTACGACAAGAGCCTCTCTGTGGTCCGGCAGTTCACCCCTGCACTCCGAATTAAG GGGGATGATGACCACATAGTGAGCTTGTGCTATGAGACTGTGAGAGAGGGCCgctctgtgttgctgttctGCCCCTCAAAGAACTGGTGTGAGAAACTGGTAGACAGCATCGCCAGAGAATTCTACAACCTCAGACATACAG ATCGTCATGGCGAAGCAGAGCCACAGCCGGTGTGTCTGGATCGGGAGGGATTAGTGGATGTTGTAGCCCAGTTGAGACGTACTCCAGCTGGTTTAGACCCTATCCTCCAGCGAACTGTGCCATGGGGGGTGGCCTTCCACCACGCCG GTTTGACATTTGATGAGCGCGATATATTGGAGGGAGCTTTTCGTCAGGGCATGGTCAGAGTCCTGGCCGCCACCTCTACCCTCTCCTCAGGGGTTAATCTCCCAGCTCGCAGGGTCATCATTAGAACCCCTACCTTCAATGGACACTTGTTGGACCCACTCACGTACAAACAGATGGCTGGACGAGCAGGGAGAAAAGGAGTGGACACTACAG GTGAGAGTGTGCTGGTGTGTAAGGAGGCAGAGCGTCAGAAAGGTATTAGTCTCCTTACGGGAGCTCTTCAGCCAATAAGCAGCTGCCTGGCGAGAAGGGAGGGCGAAGGCGTCACCACCAGCATGCTGCGAGCAATCCTAGAG ATCATTGTCGGAGGTGTGGCCAGCACTCCACAGGATGTGAGCTCATACGCTTTGTGCTCACTACTGGCTGCCAGCATGAAATGTGAAGGcaaaaaagaattaaatgaaGAGACCAACAAAGGAGCTATTGAGGCCTGTGTTGAATGGCTGATGGAGAACGAATTTATCAATATCCAGAAGGACGGACAAG AGGAGCGGTACTGTCCGACTCAACTTGGTGCTGCCACCCTGTCCTCCTCGCTCTCCCCTCCTGAGGCTGTGGGAATATTTGCAGATCTCCAGCGGGCCATGAAGGGCTTTGTACTGGAAAATGACTTGCACATTCTGTATCTG ATCACCCCGTTGTACGCAGAGTGGACTACCATAGATTGGTATCAGTTCTTCTGTCTGTGGGAACAGCTCTCGTCGTCGATGAAGAGAGTAGCGGAGCTCGTGGGCATCCAGGAAGGTTTTCTTGCACGATCCGTCAGTGGCAAAGTTGTCGCCAAGACAGAGAAGCAACGTAGACAAATGGCTATTCATAAACG GTTTTTCACCACCCTTGTGCTGCAGGATCTGGTGAATGAGGTGCCTTTGGGAACAGTTGCATCCAAATACAACTGCAATCGTGGGCAGTTACAGTCTCTCCAGCAGTCTGCTTCTACATATGCAG GTATGGTAACCGTGTTCTGCAAGCGTCTGGGCTGGCACAACATGGAGCTGCTGTTGTCCCAGTACCAGACCAGGCTGAGCTTCGGAGTCCAGAGGGAGCTGGTCGACCTTGTCAGAGTTTCCCTCCTGAATGCAACACGAGCCAGAGCGCTGTACGCACAAGGCCTCTGTACTGTCGCTGAACTAGCCAGGGCTACTTTAGCTGATGTGGAGAAAGCCCTGAGGAATGCTGTCCCATTTAAGAG CTCTAAGCGTGCAGTGGACGAGAGTGAGGTGGAGGCAGCCGAGAGACGCAGCCTCCGCTGCGTCTGGGTCGCTGGTGGTCGGGCCCTGACGGAACAGGAGGCTGCTGTTGAGATAGTGTCTGAAGCAAGGCTCCTCCTTCGGGAAGACCTAGCCCAGTTAGGTGTTCAGTGGGACCCGACAACACTTCCCCCTGGGGCTCCTGCTGTAAACAGCCCCGATGAAACCTCATCTGCCTCATATCTCACCTCACATGAAGCACAGGTCGACAACAATAAAAATCACCAGGAAGGAGACAGGGTCAGGAAAAGTGACAGTAGAGATATTGACAGACATGGAGGGGCGAATAAGGAAGAATATCAATGCGGGAAAGGTATATCTGAAATGAAAATGGAGAAAGCACAAGGAGAAGCCAACCGAGAGCAAGGGAAGTCCAAGCCTGATGACATGGTagtaaacagaaaattggaGGAGAACAGAAAGTTAGACAGGACAGAGCCAGAAATCAAACAAACGGGTAATGAAGTGCAAGTGGAAAGaagcaaagaaacaaaaaacgaCGAGGCAAATAAAAAATTAATGGCAAATGACACAGAAGATCCagatgaaaaaagagaaagacaaaagCACACAAGGTCAAAGCAAGGAGGGGAAGATGACAAGAAAGCCGAGCCAAAAGAAGGGGAGACGAGTAAAGGGATTGCCTCAATCAGACCGGAGAGTCATCAAGCAAATGGTCCTGTTCCTGAAAGGAGCCTGACACAGGAATTGGCTGAAATCACATCCAGCCCCCTGCTTCGACCAACACCACGTCCTCAGCCCTCTCCTTCCCTGATGCCTCCTCCCCGGTTCAGAGCTCCAGTATCCCGAGTAGAAGTACACCATGGTGTTCCTACAAGGACATCAAAAGGAGATGGTGCCTCACCTGTGCATCCAGGTAGACTGAAGCACTCGAAAGCCTTAAGCAAAGTCCTCCACTCTATGCAAACTGACAAAAGCCTACAGGATAATGTAGAGACTGCACAGACGTCACACTCAAAACCTTTGGTGGTTTCTACAGTCCAAAATGTAGCGCCTGCAGGCCAGGTGCCTACAACTGTTCAAGCTCCCGCTGTGCTAGAAGCCCCTACAAATGCAGATATGTCAGACTCTCCCCTGACCGTCTCTCCTGCCTCCGTTCCCTTATTCTCTCCTGAGGCCAAGCGACGAAAGATGGACTGCGGAGAGGTAGATACGTTTTCATCTCCCGAGCTGTATGCTGGAGACGAGGGAGATAAGAAAGCAGAGGGAGATGTTAAAAATGGAGAAGAGAGTTTCGGTGACAGCTTTGAATTGGACACCCAGACCGAAAGAATCATTGTTCAACAGGCATGCCAACACAGAGATGGGAATGGTAGAGGTATGAATCAATCGGTAGAAACAGAGAAGATAAGAGAGGAGGAAATGGTAGAAGCAGCTGTAGACATCATTAAGGACATAAATAATGGAAGTAACTGGCTTAAAGCCGCTGACAATGCATGTCCCAGATTTAACATTTCGCTCACAGATAGCCAGATGGAGCTCATCCTTAACACCAGCCACCAG ATTTCTCCTGGTCCAGATGGTGATAATGTTGTTGAAGATAAAGATGAAAGTGGTGATGAGGATGCCAATCGGGCTGCCTCCGAGAGTGTTAACAGAAGCAGTAGCTTCCTGTTTGACAGCCTGTATGACAGCTCTCTACTGGCTGGTCTGAGCCCACACCAGATCCTCGACCAATCAGACGAACAGGAGCCTGTTGGCCAAGAGATCAGAGACCCTCTTCCGTCGACCCAGGAGCGAAGACGCAGTGAGCTTCTCGCCAATCAGGAGGCGGAAAAGCAGGAGGCAGTCCAATGGGGCGAGTCCTCCTTCAACCTGTCAGAGTGGGGTGACTCGCTGCTGGTGGGTGAACATTTTCTGGAGAGGCAGAGCTtgctcaaacacacagagagaactCAAGAAGCAAGTCAACCCAATGCAGACCATGTTGTGCCTGAGGAACAGCTGTCAGAACCACAACCTAAACCCAGTAAGATACAGCCACAAACCACCACTACAACTACTACCACAACTCGAAATGAGCATGACAGGGATAAAGCCGGTAATAATCAAGGCCATacacacaaaatgaaacaaCATGACAATAAACCAGGCGGGAGACAGGAAACTATGAATGAAGAGGGTGAAAATGGGAAGCAATTAGAGACAAAGGTAAAGAAAGAGGAAATTAATGCTTTATTGTCAGATAATGCCGTTTTTAAACACCCACAAAATGCACCTGAAAGCTCTTTTTATTGCAGCCCTGGTTTGCAAGAGATTTTTGACCGCTGGCCTAGTATGTCTGACCAGCCCTGGCTAAACACCACAACAGGCCACACAGCCACTCATACACTCATTAATGCTGCAAATACAGCAGCAGTTCCAGATCTACCTCAGCCCTCAATGCAGTTGGACAGAAAAGGCGGAAAGACAAATGCGCAGGCTGTTGCTGCTGAGAGTGATTCTCGAGAGGAACAACCATCAAGACATGACAGTGAGAAATTAACGGAGAGACCAGGCTCGGCTGGTGATCTTATTCCCCCAACTCAGGAAACTCCACCTGTCACACCCAGAGTAAAACTGACGACCTCATCTGTCCAGTCGCCTCTCATCGCTCAGCCACTCAACCAGTCGACTCCTTCAACCCTCCTGCCACGGAACCCAGCAATCACAAAATGTCCTAAATCTCGTCCAGGAAACCGTAATCATCTATTAGAAGCGGTTGCTGACATTAAACAGCCTAATTCTACATCAGATCACAGCCACCAACACCAGCTGGGACAGAAACCAAAGACTGTTCCACCCTTAAGTTCAAAAACAAAACCCCTGCTATACACCGACCAGAATCTTAGCACTCCCCAAAACCGTGCTTCTCCATCCTCCCCCCGGCCCAGGCTTCCCTCTGATGCAGAATCACTTGTGACTGATAAGGGCTTCACTCTTCAGCTGTCCCAGGATGCACCACTCTGTTCCAGCAACTCAGGGACCTTCTCCATCATAGACGTGGCAAGTGACAGGCGCCTCTTCGACACTTTCATTAACGAGTGGAAAACAAAGGAGCGGTACTCTGTGGCTTTAGCCTGTGAAAAGAGGGAGCACAGACAGCAGCCTGAGGAGGAAATAGGAGGGAAACATAAGAGAG CGTCGTCAGCTAATCAGGAGCTCCACAGGGCCGATGGTTTTCCAGTAAGAGACAGTGATGGACTGGTGTTGATTggactgtctgtctgctgggGAGCAAGAGATGCATACTACATTTCTCTGCAGCAAGAGCAGAGCAGAG GTTTGAGCTCCAGTCTGGCCCCGCCTCCACTGGATGATGATTTGCCAGTAAGTGAGAGGCTGCGGCTGGTAAAGACCTGTCTGAGCAGGCCACCGGCTGGTCATAGAGGAGGTGTGGTTGTCACGTATGACATCATACAGGTGTACAAGATGCTAGTCCAGAGCTGTAGCATCAGCTTGGAGGGAAACTGTGAAGATCCCAAG GTTGCGTGCTGGTTGGTGGACCCTGGCAGTGAGGAGCGGACTCTACCCAACATGGTGACTGTCTACTGTCCCGAAGAGTTACCTCTGCTGGATGGACTTGGGAACGCGCTTGCACACTGTCCTCGTGTTAGGGCAGCGACCAAGAGCGTGCTAATACACTCTGTCATGAACCATCTCACTGGCCTGCTAGAGAAGGACGGCATGCTTG ACGTATTCAGGAGCATTGAGATGCCCTCCCAGGTGTCTTTGGCTCTGTTGGAGTTAAATGGAGTGGGCTTCAGCGTCAAAGAGtgtgaaagacaaaaacatgtgATGCAAGCCAAACTCACCGCGCTGGAGTCTCAGGCTTACAACCTAGCCGGACACAGCTTCTCTCTCACCAGCATCGACGACATCGCACAG GTGTTGTTTTTAGAGCTACACCTGCCTCCAAACGGTGATGTGGGTGCATTGAAAAGTAAGAAGACCCTTGGCTACACCAGGAGAGGCGGCGGCAGAGTACGACTTGGAAAGCAGTTCAGCACCACCAAG GATGTTCTGGAGAAGCTTCGCCCCCTCCACCCGTTGCCAGGTGTTATTCTGGAGTGGAGGAGGATCACTAATGCCTTGACTAAAGTGGTGTTCCCCCTGCAGAGGGAGAAGCAATACCACACCACACTGGCCATGGACAGAATATACCCCAtcgctcagacacacacagccacag GTAGAGTGAGCTTCACTGAGCCCAACATACAGAATGTCCCCAAAGACTTTGAGATTTACATGCCCACGGTGGTGGGGGAGAGCCCACCTTCACAAGACAGCTGCAGCACGACCACCAAAACAGG aaaaaaaagacgTTCTGTGGTGCCTTCAGCTGCAGCTGGCCGTGCAGAACAAGGCCCGGCCTTCTCTGTCAGCATGAGACATGCCTTCGTACCTTTTTCAG GTGGGATGATATTGGCAGCTGATTATTCTCAGCTGGAGTTGAGAGTGTTGGCTCACCTCTCCAAGGACCAACGCCTTCTGCAG GTGCTGAATGGAGGAGCAGACGTGTTCCGCTGCATCGCAGCTGAGTGGAAAAGCGTTGACCCAGAGTCTGTGAACGACAACCTCAGACAACAGGCAAAACAG ATTTGCTATGGCATTATCTATGGGATGGGAGCTAAGTCTTTGGGGGAGCAAATGGGAGTGGAGGAGAATGACGCGGCCTGCTACATAGAGAGTTTCAAGGCCAGATACAAAG GCATCAATGGTTTTCTGAGAGAAACTGTGAAGAACTGTATAAAGAACGGCTATGTTCAGACTCTGATGGGCCGTAGGCGATACCTACCTGGGATCACTAATGCCAATACGCACACCAAAGGCCAT gCAGAGCGTCAGGCagtgaacacaactgtacaggGTTCAGCAGCAGACATTGTTAAACTTGCCACCGTAAACATCCAGAAACGGCTACGAAAAACATATCCTGCAGCTCCACTCTCTcaccagcacacacactcag CCAGCAATTACCGCAGGGTTGGGACGTCTCAACTCAGAGGGGCCTACTTCATCCTGCAGCTGCATGATGAGCTCATCTATGAAACCACAGAGGAAGACCTCATACAG gTTGCTCAGATAGTCAAGAGGGAGATGGAGTCGGCAGTAAAACTGTATGTAAAGCTTAAGGCCAAAGTCAAGGTGGGACCCAGCTGGGGCAACTTGCAGGACCTAGATATATAA